Proteins from a single region of Butyrivibrio fibrisolvens:
- a CDS encoding GGDEF domain-containing phosphodiesterase — MKEVVSNRIYQEFSEVLLKNENSTKISQEAFGIVSNWLPLGKVVLEATLIPGENNYILEKKIVSRPLFIKDREAILSDYQEKFSFGPADNNICFLCTSTAEDGHFTEEEAEHLKAFLSEMYIHVERMYLGKGLQKAYITQKVTGLPNQAGYMARVIAHVKKSSYDDYTSFYFNLRGFGLLNYEFSEKEVDAILKRYGRELKKRIDEGEEVGHLGGDNFVAFIKKNRAEYFLNQIKAIETYGVYKGKKIPVIIRATIGVFDLEARKIHHPGEIIGQPGAALNYARRKRKNVVWLTPEIMDEIFFDKQIYDGLTSAINNGDITTYYQPKVNLETGEVVGAEALVRWNYGGTMLAPDAFVPILEKSTRISELDFYILRQVCQMLEERKREGKTVVPISVNFSKRDLEIPNISSRITDIIDKYGIDKDEIIIEVTETAYSDEQERLLSFLRQMRDNDISTSIDDFGTGYSSLSVIREYPVSEIKIDKSFIDRADLTREDEAIVGSVIAMARMLRLKVITEGVDKCEQVDFLLRLGCSRAQGFLFDKPLCYDDFSKVLDRGRYEVTWAKKRK; from the coding sequence CAACATTAATACCGGGGGAAAACAATTATATCCTGGAGAAGAAGATCGTTTCCCGTCCTTTGTTTATCAAGGACAGGGAAGCGATATTATCTGATTATCAGGAGAAATTTTCTTTTGGGCCTGCTGACAATAATATCTGTTTTTTGTGTACATCAACAGCAGAAGATGGACACTTTACAGAGGAGGAAGCAGAGCATCTTAAAGCTTTTCTTTCTGAAATGTATATACATGTAGAGAGAATGTACCTTGGGAAAGGACTTCAAAAGGCTTACATTACCCAAAAAGTCACAGGGCTTCCCAATCAGGCGGGCTATATGGCAAGAGTTATAGCTCATGTCAAAAAGAGTTCGTACGATGACTACACGTCTTTTTATTTTAATCTGCGTGGTTTTGGTCTTCTCAATTACGAATTCAGTGAAAAAGAAGTTGATGCAATTCTCAAACGCTATGGAAGAGAACTTAAAAAGAGAATCGATGAAGGTGAGGAAGTAGGTCATCTTGGCGGTGATAACTTTGTTGCTTTTATAAAGAAGAACAGAGCAGAGTATTTCCTTAACCAGATAAAAGCAATTGAGACATATGGTGTATACAAGGGAAAGAAGATACCTGTTATCATAAGAGCTACAATTGGTGTATTTGATCTTGAAGCAAGGAAGATACATCATCCAGGAGAAATAATAGGTCAGCCTGGTGCGGCGCTTAATTACGCAAGAAGAAAACGTAAGAATGTCGTATGGCTTACACCTGAGATCATGGATGAGATCTTTTTTGACAAACAGATATATGACGGACTTACAAGTGCTATCAATAATGGCGACATTACTACTTATTATCAGCCTAAGGTTAATCTTGAAACGGGTGAGGTAGTAGGTGCAGAAGCTCTTGTAAGATGGAATTATGGAGGAACGATGCTGGCACCTGATGCTTTCGTTCCGATACTTGAGAAGTCTACAAGGATCAGTGAGCTTGATTTTTATATATTAAGACAGGTTTGCCAGATGCTTGAAGAAAGAAAGAGGGAAGGCAAGACTGTAGTTCCGATCTCTGTTAATTTTTCAAAGAGAGATCTGGAGATACCCAATATTTCTTCAAGGATTACTGATATTATAGATAAATACGGCATTGACAAGGATGAGATCATTATTGAGGTGACGGAGACAGCTTATTCCGATGAGCAGGAAAGACTGCTTTCATTCCTTAGGCAGATGAGAGATAACGATATCTCTACTTCTATTGATGACTTTGGAACAGGCTATTCATCATTATCCGTTATCCGTGAATATCCTGTCAGTGAGATCAAGATCGATAAATCCTTTATCGACAGGGCTGATCTTACAAGAGAAGATGAAGCTATCGTTGGTTCTGTTATCGCTATGGCCCGTATGTTAAGACTTAAGGTCATTACTGAGGGAGTTGATAAGTGTGAGCAGGTAGATTTTCTTCTTAGACTTGGATGCAGCAGAGCTCAGGGATTCCTTTTTGATAAACCTCTTTGCTATGATGATTTTAGTAAAGTTCTCGACAGAGGACGTTATGAGGTCACATGGGCTAAGAAAAGAAAATAA
- a CDS encoding FtsK/SpoIIIE domain-containing protein — translation MSIVITIYSKSAFKEFVLPAGSNKRLALRIESRKFRIEEDVAVLLENIGGSWRFLSSDEVNQLKLPLCQIDNYDGCDLKEGDSLSLRTRYGERLAVMVREKEKPFIAYKKYDLNNIVKLSVGSSDECDIKYSFLISEREVISSVHAVMEADINDGGWILTDKSTNGTFINDIAIHGSRKLLFGDRINIWGLYMVYAGDVLAIDQTSYTVLSGMLSQIKCKSDEANGFLADQQVRDSFGMSDNYKVVYHRPPRNMDRLFSDEIILKHLPSNAHMIANDSVIPHTRVSKEIKRIRNDYSDYLDVMEEKIASSSEGNRKILNDRYPSAQEACDCRKGLPDNLWSRNTTHKDFLYHRIGKGTIPLQMKIELPESDNVFYDDELDKRCLDIAKKYRMLEDVPVCVDLASENLIGIVGGNGKRGSYQIVYDLIAQITTQNCYTDVKLAFLTANDISGNNDSWSFGLWFPHVWSEDRKRRYIAFEQEEISDVCYDLTSVFREYSKNPEKDHPHYVVIVEDQSLLEGELITKYLFDHENAPFVTTLLMAEDVADLPNACNLVIENDNDFKGMYYIREGKSNGCEIEFDSISPEILYELSGTLSTVVVDNEGGGGEIPDEVSFFDMYGVMAPEDLHIEDRWRRNRTYEGIRGCIGQIAGGRPCILDLHEKYHGPHGLIAGTTGSGKSELLQTWILSLAVEYSPEDIAFFLIDYKGGGMGNAFAKLPHVAGQISNLSGPLVRRAMVAIKSENRRRQRLFIESGVNNIDAYTRLYKNGETKVPLPHLLIIIDEFAQLKAEEPDFMRELISVAQIGRSLGVHLVLATQKPSGTVDDNIWSNSKFRICLRVQDQKDSIEMLHKSDAAFLSNTGRAILQVGSDELYKEFQSGYTGQAYDRDGSNHKITARLLTNTGREGLIGNYLESRRKAALRHEFILGLVKDRGLRSGTAYEDMLYLNFVRLRDEILSQEPELINDGDVLADRIIERSEMENIRLPQRREKSQLETVIEYIIDTAKKLKLHSNTPLWLPELPSQLSLPELDGYKGSTWHNGRWPRVSNNADIKTYAGLIDDPVNQYQMPLIINFSRGGNTAVCGMTLSGRSTFLQTVIYSLYQSYAPSMLNAYILDFGGRMFEVFEDDAHTGGVVYDSDSQRIPNLICMIQDEIARRRKEYVGAGFDAVRSEKGFKDPAIILVIDDMASFREKTEGAYDDALMQIARECASVGIYLLISGSGFGIRDIPGRMSDSIRNIFCLQMADKIGYMDVLRTSQIEITPQGGIAGRGLILSSGHTLEFQTALACSGDELSRSEAIRDVLKMQTGSYDGPKAMAIPFIPDKPTWNLFKESLVNVDAGLLPIGYNITSARIESIDLDMTYLYLISGRPRSGKTNLIRILLRTCLMKAPMEVTVFETSGRKELKSDAENMGFGYVTDVNEAVEWLTNIIPAFKERNAVKTKLKGEGRSDEEILGEIRNTSKPIFVFIDDLVSFAQMMHGPEGATHNLAGAITNLFEKGNLLDIYFFAAYDDEKRIDAAGLSVYESFVSYKNGIHLGGMADAQSILRFDGIPYRKLTAAGKPGSGVTSSYSDKGSVQVVIPLA, via the coding sequence ATGAGTATAGTTATCACGATATATTCCAAAAGTGCTTTTAAAGAATTCGTACTTCCGGCTGGCTCTAATAAGAGGCTTGCGCTTCGAATAGAGAGCAGGAAGTTTCGAATTGAAGAAGATGTAGCGGTTCTTTTGGAAAATATAGGGGGAAGCTGGAGATTTTTATCTTCAGATGAAGTGAATCAATTAAAGCTTCCGTTATGCCAGATAGATAATTACGACGGCTGCGACCTGAAAGAGGGCGATAGCCTTTCTTTGCGTACCAGATACGGCGAACGTCTTGCTGTCATGGTCAGGGAAAAAGAAAAGCCCTTTATTGCCTATAAAAAGTATGACCTTAATAACATAGTCAAGCTTTCGGTTGGAAGCTCAGATGAATGTGATATCAAGTATTCTTTTCTTATATCAGAAAGAGAGGTTATATCCTCTGTTCATGCAGTAATGGAAGCTGATATCAATGACGGCGGATGGATACTGACAGATAAGAGTACTAATGGAACATTTATTAATGATATTGCTATACATGGTTCCAGAAAGCTTTTATTTGGCGACAGGATCAATATATGGGGACTTTACATGGTCTATGCAGGAGATGTTCTTGCTATAGATCAGACTTCTTATACCGTTTTGTCAGGTATGCTTTCCCAGATCAAATGCAAGTCGGATGAAGCTAATGGCTTTTTGGCTGATCAGCAGGTAAGGGATTCTTTTGGAATGTCTGATAATTACAAGGTTGTCTATCACAGACCACCACGTAATATGGACAGGCTTTTTTCTGATGAGATCATCTTAAAGCATCTTCCTTCTAATGCGCATATGATCGCTAATGATTCAGTAATTCCTCATACCAGAGTTTCAAAAGAGATAAAGCGTATCCGTAATGATTACTCGGATTATCTTGATGTGATGGAAGAGAAGATCGCATCAAGCAGTGAAGGAAACAGAAAGATCCTAAATGACAGATATCCAAGTGCACAGGAAGCCTGCGATTGCAGAAAAGGCCTTCCTGATAATCTCTGGAGTAGAAATACAACTCATAAGGACTTTCTGTATCACAGGATCGGTAAAGGCACTATTCCGCTTCAGATGAAGATAGAGCTTCCTGAAAGCGATAATGTCTTTTATGATGATGAGCTTGATAAAAGATGTCTTGATATAGCCAAGAAGTACAGGATGCTTGAAGATGTGCCTGTATGTGTTGACCTTGCAAGCGAGAATCTGATTGGTATAGTTGGCGGCAATGGTAAAAGAGGCTCTTATCAGATCGTTTATGATCTTATAGCCCAGATCACTACTCAGAACTGCTATACAGATGTAAAGCTTGCTTTCCTTACAGCTAATGATATTTCAGGCAATAATGATTCCTGGTCCTTCGGACTTTGGTTCCCGCACGTATGGTCTGAAGACAGAAAGAGAAGATATATTGCCTTTGAACAGGAGGAGATCAGCGACGTATGCTATGATCTTACCTCTGTATTCAGAGAATATTCCAAGAATCCTGAGAAAGACCACCCTCACTATGTGGTAATAGTAGAGGATCAGTCTCTTCTTGAAGGAGAGCTTATAACCAAGTACCTTTTTGATCATGAGAATGCACCGTTTGTAACCACGCTTCTTATGGCTGAGGATGTTGCAGACCTTCCTAATGCCTGCAACCTTGTAATTGAAAATGATAATGATTTCAAGGGAATGTACTATATTCGCGAAGGTAAAAGTAACGGTTGCGAGATCGAATTCGATAGTATAAGTCCCGAGATCTTATATGAACTTTCCGGAACTCTTTCTACTGTTGTTGTAGATAATGAAGGCGGCGGCGGTGAGATTCCTGATGAAGTCAGCTTTTTTGATATGTACGGTGTGATGGCCCCTGAAGACCTTCACATTGAAGATAGATGGCGCAGAAACAGAACCTATGAAGGTATCAGAGGCTGCATAGGTCAGATAGCAGGTGGACGCCCATGTATACTTGACCTTCATGAAAAGTATCATGGACCTCACGGCCTTATTGCAGGAACTACAGGTAGTGGTAAGTCTGAGCTTCTTCAGACCTGGATACTTTCACTCGCAGTAGAATACAGCCCTGAAGATATAGCCTTTTTCCTTATCGATTATAAGGGCGGCGGAATGGGTAATGCTTTTGCAAAGCTTCCGCATGTTGCAGGACAGATTTCCAATCTGTCAGGTCCTCTTGTTCGCCGCGCCATGGTGGCTATAAAGAGTGAGAACCGCAGAAGACAGCGTCTTTTCATAGAAAGCGGTGTTAATAATATTGATGCGTATACAAGGCTTTATAAAAATGGCGAGACCAAGGTTCCGCTTCCGCATCTTCTCATAATCATTGACGAATTTGCCCAGCTCAAAGCTGAAGAGCCTGATTTTATGCGTGAGCTTATCAGTGTCGCTCAGATCGGTCGAAGCCTTGGTGTACACCTTGTTCTGGCTACCCAGAAGCCGTCAGGAACAGTAGATGATAATATCTGGAGTAACTCCAAGTTCAGGATATGTCTTCGTGTTCAGGACCAGAAGGACAGTATCGAGATGCTTCATAAGTCTGATGCAGCCTTCTTGTCAAATACAGGACGAGCTATCCTTCAGGTTGGAAGCGATGAACTTTATAAAGAGTTCCAGTCAGGATATACAGGCCAGGCCTACGACAGAGATGGAAGTAATCACAAGATCACTGCCAGACTCCTTACTAATACAGGTCGTGAAGGTCTTATTGGTAACTATCTCGAAAGCCGTCGTAAGGCTGCTCTTCGTCATGAGTTCATACTTGGGCTTGTTAAGGACAGGGGACTTCGAAGCGGAACAGCATACGAAGATATGCTCTACCTTAACTTTGTAAGACTCCGTGATGAGATACTTAGTCAGGAGCCGGAGCTTATTAATGATGGCGATGTTCTTGCAGACAGGATCATTGAAAGATCTGAGATGGAGAATATAAGACTTCCTCAGAGAAGAGAGAAGTCCCAGCTTGAGACTGTTATTGAGTATATTATCGATACAGCTAAAAAGCTTAAACTTCACAGTAATACGCCATTGTGGCTTCCTGAACTGCCATCCCAGCTCTCACTTCCTGAGCTTGACGGGTATAAAGGATCAACATGGCATAATGGCAGATGGCCCAGAGTTTCAAATAACGCAGATATCAAGACTTATGCAGGTCTTATTGATGATCCTGTTAACCAGTATCAGATGCCGCTTATCATTAACTTCTCAAGAGGCGGTAATACAGCGGTTTGCGGTATGACGCTCAGCGGCAGAAGTACATTTTTACAGACAGTCATATATTCTCTTTATCAGAGCTATGCACCTTCAATGCTCAATGCTTATATTCTTGACTTTGGCGGAAGAATGTTTGAGGTATTTGAAGATGATGCTCATACAGGTGGAGTAGTATATGATTCTGATTCCCAGCGAATTCCTAATCTTATCTGCATGATCCAGGATGAGATCGCAAGGAGAAGAAAGGAATATGTGGGAGCAGGCTTTGATGCGGTAAGATCTGAAAAGGGATTCAAGGATCCTGCGATCATACTTGTAATAGACGATATGGCTTCATTCCGCGAGAAGACAGAAGGTGCATACGATGATGCTCTTATGCAGATAGCAAGAGAGTGTGCTTCAGTTGGAATCTACCTTCTGATCTCTGGAAGCGGATTTGGAATAAGGGATATTCCGGGACGTATGTCTGACAGTATTCGAAATATCTTTTGCCTCCAGATGGCAGATAAGATCGGATATATGGATGTTCTCAGAACTTCCCAGATCGAGATCACTCCTCAGGGTGGAATCGCAGGAAGAGGTCTTATATTATCATCAGGCCATACCCTCGAATTCCAGACAGCGCTTGCATGCAGTGGAGATGAGCTTTCAAGATCAGAAGCAATCCGAGACGTCCTTAAAATGCAGACTGGTTCTTATGATGGACCTAAGGCGATGGCTATACCGTTTATTCCTGACAAGCCGACATGGAATTTGTTTAAGGAATCATTGGTAAATGTTGATGCAGGATTGCTTCCTATCGGTTATAATATTACAAGTGCACGTATCGAGAGTATAGACCTTGATATGACATATTTATATCTGATCAGCGGCAGGCCTAGAAGTGGAAAGACTAATCTTATACGTATCCTGTTAAGGACATGCCTTATGAAAGCTCCTATGGAAGTTACAGTATTTGAGACCTCCGGAAGGAAAGAGCTTAAGAGCGATGCTGAAAACATGGGCTTTGGATATGTAACAGATGTTAATGAAGCTGTCGAGTGGCTTACAAATATCATTCCTGCTTTTAAGGAAAGAAACGCTGTTAAGACAAAACTTAAGGGCGAAGGCAGGAGCGATGAAGAGATACTTGGCGAGATCAGAAATACAAGTAAACCTATCTTTGTTTTTATTGATGACCTTGTAAGTTTTGCACAGATGATGCATGGCCCCGAAGGAGCAACACACAATCTGGCAGGTGCTATTACCAATCTCTTTGAGAAGGGTAACCTTTTAGATATTTACTTCTTTGCGGCATATGACGATGAAAAGAGGATAGATGCTGCCGGACTTTCGGTATACGAATCATTTGTTTCCTACAAAAATGGTATACATCTTGGTGGTATGGCTGATGCTCAGAGCATACTCAGATTTGATGGAATACCATACAGGAAGCTTACAGCAGCCGGAAAGCCTGGAAGCGGTGTAACATCATCATATAGTGATAAGGGTTCAGTACAGGTTGTGATTCCGCTTGCTTAA
- a CDS encoding LytTR family DNA-binding domain-containing protein, producing MIYYLSLMESKLETRLLKELVPSYAARYTDDYWDYCYTEFLSDAIERVEAVNKHDFIAWDTMVKGAGNQLLELRKRNPSAFLLLFASGRTNPMLYVRAGVAPDALVLKPYEEEGLKKVLDESFELIADKLSKTRGQMISVYTGHAQKYLQLDLIDYMEARDKKVFIRIKDQEYGIYGTLDELISKLPKHFMRCHRSYVINMLHVDSIVLAENYILMKNGDQVPVSRTYKKEVKEYGIENE from the coding sequence ATGATTTATTATCTTTCATTGATGGAAAGTAAATTGGAAACTCGTCTGTTAAAAGAGCTTGTTCCGTCTTATGCGGCAAGATATACAGATGACTATTGGGATTACTGCTATACAGAATTCCTTTCCGATGCTATCGAGAGAGTCGAGGCAGTTAATAAGCATGACTTTATTGCCTGGGACACTATGGTCAAAGGAGCCGGCAACCAGCTTCTGGAGCTTAGGAAAAGGAACCCTTCTGCATTCCTTTTGCTGTTTGCTTCAGGAAGAACTAATCCCATGCTTTATGTCAGAGCAGGTGTAGCTCCTGACGCACTTGTACTTAAACCATATGAAGAGGAAGGTCTTAAGAAGGTCCTTGATGAGTCCTTTGAGCTTATTGCTGACAAGTTGTCCAAGACAAGAGGTCAGATGATAAGCGTCTATACAGGACACGCTCAGAAGTATCTTCAGCTTGATCTTATCGATTATATGGAAGCAAGAGATAAGAAGGTATTTATAAGGATCAAGGATCAGGAATACGGTATATATGGCACACTGGATGAGCTTATCTCCAAACTTCCAAAGCATTTTATGAGATGCCACAGAAGTTATGTGATCAATATGCTCCACGTAGACAGCATCGTATTGGCAGAGAATTACATCTTAATGAAGAACGGTGACCAGGTACCTGTTTCAAGAACATATAAGAAGGAAGTCAAAGAGTATGGAATTGAGAATGAATAG
- a CDS encoding FHA domain-containing protein, whose translation MMVIAQKYWYVLVAIIVLLIAFIVVLLVYIKNNSNTKSNNNAVNANVPKSGSGKKVMATDNVHRTKFVEIGDRASGDTMLLFDAPCKLWIGDMDRPEVKFEMPLTDAGVSIGFDKSNQVCLDYDDTVSGVHCRIYPSGSKTYIENKSKTNPVIVNGQKIEESAAIYSGTEIIVGNIRLSVKFA comes from the coding sequence ATGATGGTAATAGCTCAGAAATACTGGTATGTTCTGGTTGCTATAATAGTGCTTCTTATAGCATTTATTGTAGTTTTACTGGTATATATCAAGAATAATTCTAATACAAAAAGTAATAATAACGCTGTTAATGCCAATGTACCAAAAAGTGGTAGTGGTAAGAAGGTAATGGCAACAGATAATGTTCATCGTACTAAGTTTGTTGAGATAGGCGATAGGGCATCAGGTGATACAATGCTTTTGTTTGATGCACCATGTAAGCTTTGGATAGGCGATATGGACAGACCAGAGGTCAAATTTGAAATGCCGCTGACAGATGCAGGTGTTTCTATCGGATTTGATAAGAGCAATCAGGTATGTCTTGATTATGATGATACAGTGTCAGGCGTTCACTGCCGCATTTATCCTTCCGGAAGTAAGACATATATCGAGAATAAGAGCAAGACTAATCCGGTTATAGTTAATGGCCAGAAAATTGAAGAAAGCGCTGCGATCTACTCGGGGACAGAAATAATAGTAGGTAATATCAGGCTTAGTGTGAAATTTGCCTGA
- a CDS encoding serine/threonine-protein kinase, with protein MGVIRCPHCQEMIPDDFAHCGFCGKDVNVKNNEYMLQIGTVLQDRYYIGAAIGQGGFGITYSCCDLRLDMKVAIKEFYPDRLVKRDSNESGNVVLINPSKKSVYDHEMSKCLLEARTLGDFADDPGVVRVSDIFNQNNTVYIVMEYLEGMTLEQFRKRNPDVDFDFCYKMLSPVIKVLEHIHERGLVHRDISPSNIMVLPDGRAKLLDFGSASRFDKVEEDDEILVLRQGYSPIEQYQKGMPSGPWSDVYSFCATFYYMLTGVNPCSADDRVGDDQLEKPSALGAVILEDQENALMHGLVLNPKLRTRSMKQLADEMELRVPVARSEQLLNLKEQIEAHMAEGFTGMVDVSGSNKAVNSTVNNTGKKVRLRKTIIGLIAAAMCVLICICAVLMFVRSKQAPKITSSYLIEESGNNLTESENVKVTIKTAVEYRAYNSSYSDYPESYKNEETVEVWSGQDDSIYLKNTSTVDEGYIAYMIMDHVKGDTYKLGKRDANNYSIDNGYESFMVPMFLSTSCLNGGMQLSEDMSKLNGKSCYTVSGELSSKIVLEMVNELNIYDWLPEEYIKLYGLVPKGNITAYFDSESFELKRISITLLGFDLDSLAETSNKHFGYEKYRFDEMTVTMNVDYSYGEKAELDGAEAKRFADTRERIQSGDSITWAYKWGYIWSLGIS; from the coding sequence ATGGGGGTTATCAGATGTCCGCATTGTCAGGAAATGATACCTGATGACTTTGCACATTGTGGTTTTTGCGGTAAAGACGTTAACGTTAAGAACAATGAATATATGCTGCAGATCGGAACAGTTCTGCAGGATAGATACTATATAGGAGCAGCTATAGGACAGGGCGGATTCGGCATTACCTATAGCTGCTGTGATCTGCGCCTTGATATGAAGGTTGCGATCAAGGAATTCTATCCGGATCGCCTTGTAAAAAGGGATTCAAACGAATCTGGTAATGTAGTTTTAATCAATCCATCTAAAAAATCTGTCTACGATCACGAAATGAGCAAGTGCCTTCTGGAGGCGCGTACACTTGGCGATTTTGCAGATGACCCGGGTGTTGTCAGAGTCAGTGATATTTTCAATCAGAACAATACAGTATATATAGTTATGGAATATCTCGAGGGAATGACTCTTGAGCAGTTCCGTAAGCGTAATCCGGACGTTGATTTCGATTTTTGTTATAAGATGCTTAGTCCGGTTATCAAAGTCCTTGAACATATACATGAGAGAGGGCTTGTTCATCGTGATATAAGTCCGTCCAATATTATGGTTCTTCCGGATGGAAGAGCAAAACTTCTTGATTTTGGCTCTGCAAGCCGTTTTGATAAGGTCGAAGAAGATGATGAGATCCTTGTTCTGCGCCAGGGATATTCTCCTATAGAGCAGTATCAGAAAGGGATGCCATCTGGCCCATGGTCAGATGTTTATTCGTTCTGCGCAACTTTTTATTATATGCTGACTGGAGTTAATCCCTGCAGCGCCGATGACAGAGTAGGAGATGATCAGCTTGAAAAGCCCTCAGCGCTTGGCGCTGTTATCCTTGAAGATCAGGAGAATGCCCTTATGCATGGGCTTGTTCTGAATCCCAAACTTAGAACAAGATCTATGAAGCAGCTTGCGGACGAGATGGAACTTAGAGTTCCGGTTGCAAGATCTGAGCAGCTTTTGAACCTGAAGGAACAGATAGAAGCACATATGGCAGAAGGTTTCACCGGAATGGTCGATGTATCCGGTTCTAATAAGGCCGTAAATAGTACTGTAAATAACACCGGTAAGAAGGTAAGGCTCAGGAAAACAATAATAGGTCTTATTGCAGCGGCTATGTGCGTTTTGATCTGTATCTGCGCTGTGCTTATGTTTGTAAGAAGTAAACAGGCTCCCAAGATCACATCATCTTATCTCATAGAAGAAAGCGGCAATAATCTTACTGAAAGTGAAAATGTCAAGGTAACGATCAAAACTGCTGTTGAATACAGGGCATACAATAGCAGTTACAGTGATTATCCCGAAAGCTATAAAAATGAAGAAACAGTAGAAGTATGGTCTGGTCAGGATGACAGCATTTATTTAAAGAATACCAGTACAGTAGATGAGGGTTATATAGCTTATATGATAATGGATCATGTCAAAGGGGATACATATAAGCTTGGTAAGCGTGATGCCAATAATTATTCGATTGATAACGGGTATGAATCGTTCATGGTACCAATGTTCCTGAGTACGTCCTGTTTAAATGGTGGTATGCAGCTCTCAGAAGACATGTCCAAACTCAATGGAAAGTCCTGCTATACAGTAAGTGGCGAGCTTAGTTCCAAGATAGTTCTGGAGATGGTCAATGAACTAAACATTTATGACTGGCTTCCGGAAGAGTATATCAAGCTCTACGGTCTGGTTCCCAAGGGAAATATCACAGCTTATTTTGACAGTGAAAGCTTTGAGCTCAAGCGTATTAGTATTACTTTGCTGGGCTTTGATCTTGATAGTCTTGCCGAGACTTCTAACAAACATTTCGGATATGAAAAATACAGATTCGATGAGATGACAGTTACTATGAATGTGGATTATTCCTATGGTGAAAAGGCTGAGCTTGATGGAGCAGAAGCTAAGCGCTTTGCTGATACCAGAGAGAGGATCCAAAGCGGTGATTCGATAACCTGGGCCTATAAATGGGGATATATCTGGAGTCTGGGTATTTCATAA